The DNA window ATAGGTGGCGCGCGCACCGCCCTTGCCTTTTGCAGGGGGGAACAGGGGGCCGAACGACCCGACCGAGATCATGTCACCGGGTGCAAACGTGATCCCCTTGGACATGAGCCACAGGGCGGAATTGGCCGGGTGACCCAGAACGGCCTGACCGGGAACTTGGGACAGGATTTCCCCGTCCGCGGCAGCGAGAGTCACTTGCATCTGAGCCAGCCTGTCCGTCATCGCATCCGCGTCTTCTACCGGGATGGGGTTGCCCAAAACGCCCAGTTTGGGTGCGACACCAATGGCAGTCAGGGTTACGCCAGTGATTGGTTCGCCTTTTGCCAGGGTCAGGTCTGGCAGCTCGATAAAGGGGCGGATGGCTGAGACATGCGCCAAAACCTCGGCTGGTGTCGTTGCCTGGTTGATGGCGGCATCGGCGACCACCAGAATCAGATCCGCTTCGAACACTGGGCGCGCGCCCCAGGTTGCGGGCACTTCGGCCCCGTCCGGCAGCATCATGTTCTGGTAGAGCACGCCCTGAACCGGTTCACTTACCCCGAACCTGTCTTGCGCTGGCTTGCTGGTCAGACCGGCTTTGTAGCCGATGACCGGCCCCATATGAGCCGTCATCGCGTGAACGAGTTTGGCCTGGGTACACAGCGCATCCGCCATCGTGCCATCCTTGGACAAGGCTGCCGTCGGAGTGTTGGAGATGTAATCCGCGACAAAACCCGCGATCTGATCATCGCTGGCGCATTCGGCCCAAGCCGCGCCTGTGTTCAGGGACAGAGCAATCAAGAGGGGCAAGCCAGGTTTCACGTCACAGTCTCCTTCTGGGTCAATCTATTCGAATGTCCGCCCGGTCAGACAGGCCGGCGCTGTCAATCACCACCAGCTGCGAAAACCCTTGTCCCGGATTGGTGATTTCGAACTCGCGTCTCTGCATGCCATGGATCATGGGGACACCATTGGCCAACACGACAAAGGGGGCCTGACCGCCGCGCAGCTTGATGGTCAGCGCCTCGCCTTGCGTGTCCAGACGCGCACCGTGGGGCGGGAAGATCA is part of the Falsiruegeria litorea R37 genome and encodes:
- a CDS encoding 2-keto-4-pentenoate hydratase, translating into MKPGLPLLIALSLNTGAAWAECASDDQIAGFVADYISNTPTAALSKDGTMADALCTQAKLVHAMTAHMGPVIGYKAGLTSKPAQDRFGVSEPVQGVLYQNMMLPDGAEVPATWGARPVFEADLILVVADAAINQATTPAEVLAHVSAIRPFIELPDLTLAKGEPITGVTLTAIGVAPKLGVLGNPIPVEDADAMTDRLAQMQVTLAAADGEILSQVPGQAVLGHPANSALWLMSKGITFAPGDMISVGSFGPLFPPAKGKGGARATYDGLPGNPSVHVTFN